From the genome of Perca flavescens isolate YP-PL-M2 chromosome 1, PFLA_1.0, whole genome shotgun sequence, one region includes:
- the nptnb gene encoding neuroplastin — translation MHPNAVMLAVVLLGNLMLPFISAQNAGFVKSPMSETKLTGDTFELYCDVVGNPTPEIQWWYAEINRADSFKQLWDGARKRRVSINTAYGANGVSVLGITRLTLEDSGTYECRASNDPKRNDLRQNPAITWIRAQATISVLQKPKINASDQTILSADTPIKPVTLQCNLTTAHTPHKESFWVKNGKEITNTRTEQRNTAYRIAKPRADDSGEYMCVYTFDMAPNANATIEVKAKPDITGHKRSENKNEGENGMLYCKSVGYPHPTWTWRKVDGTSYTDIDNSTGRFFITIRDNYTELNILNLDINTDPGIYQCNASNVIGNTAETTILRVRSNLAPLWPFLGVLAEIIILVVIIVVYEKRKTPDDIIDDDEPVGPMKTNSTNNHKDKNIRQRNTK, via the exons CTGGGTTTGTGAAGTCACCAATGTCTGAGACTAAGCTTACGGGGGACACCTTTGAGCTGTACTGCGACGTGGTTGGTAACCCCACTCCAGAGATCCAGTGGTGGTATGCTGAGATCAACCGAGCTGACTCCTTCAAACAGCTGTGGGACGGAGCCCGCAAGCGGCGGGTATCCATCAACACAGCCTACGGCGCCAATGGGGTTAGTGTGCTCGGCATCACGCGTCTCACATTGGAGGACTCTGGGACCTATGAGTGCCGGGCCAGCAACGACCCCAAGCGCAATGACCTCCGACAAAACCCTGCCATCACCTGGATCCGCGCCCAGGCCACCATTTCAGTGCTGCAGA AACCAAAGATCAATGCCTCTGATCAGACCATCCTATCAGCGGACACCCCTATCAAACCAGTTACCCTGCAGTGTAACCTCACCACTGCCCACACTCCCCACAAGGAAAGCTTCTGGGTGAAGAATGGAAAGGAAATCACAAACACACGGACAGAGCAGAGGAACACAGCATACAG aATTGCTAAACCACGGGCAGATGATTCCGGGGAATACATGTGTGTTTACACATTTGACATGGCACCGAATGCAAATGCTACAATTGAAGTAAAAG CAAAACCTGATATCACTGGCCACAAgcgaagtgaaaataaaaacgaGGGAGAAAATGGAATGCTTTACTGCAAGTCTGTTGGTTACCCACATCCCACCTGGACATGGCGTAAAGTGGACGGAACATCCTACACG GACATTGACAACTCTACTGGACGCTTCTTCATCACAATCAGAGACAACTACACAGAGCTCAACATACTAAACCTGGACATAAACACCGATCCTGGAATATACCAATGCAATGCAAGTAATGTGAttggaaacactgctgagaCCACTATACTACGGGTGCGCAGCAACCTTGCACCGCTTTGGCCTTTCCTGGGTGTGCTCGCAGAAATTATAATCCTAGTAGTCATCATTGTTGTGTACGAGAAACGCAAGACGCCAGACGACATTATTGATG ATGATGAACCAGTTGGACCTAT GAAAACAAATTCAACAAACAACCACAAGGACAAAAACATTCGCCAGAGGAATACAAAATAA
- the rec114 gene encoding meiotic recombination protein REC114 isoform X1 produces the protein MATSQAWRLKRYGRFVPGSTGGKPWKIFEANVNKPEIVLTIVESGFLLVMQGQESLDTVPLLSGSNLLKVHQKSDNLMFRFSVKGESRMMRMQFDGRSREEAIEECSTAVEKLMEYMPVTNQEDAKLPPNQSPAEVSAAVIQTSQGKAVGVEPEVVQGSLSIKRLSQVVIVKLKHMLGETALTLPQVYRHSSLAQGDLEPILRVCLLDPSFPAYVEKVEGELRKLLQE, from the exons ATGGCCACCAGTCAGGCATGGAGGTTAAAACGCTATGGGCGTTTCGTTCCAGGCTCTACAGGGGGAAAGCCTTGGAAG ATATTTGAGGCTAATGTCAATAAACCTGAAATTGTCCTCACCATTGTGGAATCTGGATTCTTGCTGGTAATGCAAGGACAGGAAAGCTTG GATACAGTCCCTTTGCTCAGTGGATCCAATCTTCTCAAAGTACACCAGAAATCTGATAACCTTATGTTTCGATTTTCTGTGAAG GGAGAGAGCCGCATGATGAGGATGCAGTTTGATGGACGTAGCAGGGAAGAGGCTATAGAGGAGTGTTCAACTGCTGTGGAAAAACTGATGGAGTACATGCCTGTCACCAATCAGGAGGACGCCAAATTGCCTCCTAATCAGTCCCCTGCTGAGGTCTCTGCAGCAGTGATACAG ACTTCGCAGGGAAAGGCCGTGGGAGTTGAGCCTGAGGTTGTCCAAGGATCATTGTCCATCAAGCGTCTTAGCCAGGTAGTGATTGTTAAGTTAAAA CACATGTTGGGAGAGACTGCTTTGACCCTGCCTCAAGTTTATCGCCACAGTTCTTTGGCACAAGGTGACTTGGAGCCAATACTGCGTGTTTGTCTGCTGGATCCCAGCTTTCCTGCATATGTGGAGAAGGTGGAAGGGGAGCTGAGGAAACTGCTTCAAGAGTGA
- the rec114 gene encoding meiotic recombination protein REC114 isoform X2, giving the protein MATSQAWRLKRYGRFVPGSTGGKPWKIFEANVNKPEIVLTIVESGFLLVMQGQESLDTVPLLSGSNLLKVHQKSDNLMFRFSVKGESRMMRMQFDGRSREEAIEECSTAVEKLMEYMPVTNQEDAKLPPNQSPAEVSAAVIQTSQGKAVGVEPEVVQGSLSIKRLSQHMLGETALTLPQVYRHSSLAQGDLEPILRVCLLDPSFPAYVEKVEGELRKLLQE; this is encoded by the exons ATGGCCACCAGTCAGGCATGGAGGTTAAAACGCTATGGGCGTTTCGTTCCAGGCTCTACAGGGGGAAAGCCTTGGAAG ATATTTGAGGCTAATGTCAATAAACCTGAAATTGTCCTCACCATTGTGGAATCTGGATTCTTGCTGGTAATGCAAGGACAGGAAAGCTTG GATACAGTCCCTTTGCTCAGTGGATCCAATCTTCTCAAAGTACACCAGAAATCTGATAACCTTATGTTTCGATTTTCTGTGAAG GGAGAGAGCCGCATGATGAGGATGCAGTTTGATGGACGTAGCAGGGAAGAGGCTATAGAGGAGTGTTCAACTGCTGTGGAAAAACTGATGGAGTACATGCCTGTCACCAATCAGGAGGACGCCAAATTGCCTCCTAATCAGTCCCCTGCTGAGGTCTCTGCAGCAGTGATACAG ACTTCGCAGGGAAAGGCCGTGGGAGTTGAGCCTGAGGTTGTCCAAGGATCATTGTCCATCAAGCGTCTTAGCCAG CACATGTTGGGAGAGACTGCTTTGACCCTGCCTCAAGTTTATCGCCACAGTTCTTTGGCACAAGGTGACTTGGAGCCAATACTGCGTGTTTGTCTGCTGGATCCCAGCTTTCCTGCATATGTGGAGAAGGTGGAAGGGGAGCTGAGGAAACTGCTTCAAGAGTGA